The Meiothermus sp. CFH 77666 region TGGTCTTGCTGCTCGACTTCCTCATCGTCCAGCGCATCCCAGCTATTCGCCGTGCCCTCGGCTAGGACTTAACCCCATGAGACGAGTTTTTTGGACTGCCGTGCTGGGCCTGGGGTTAGCCCTCGAGCCGACCCTGGCTCAGCACCAACATGGCGACAAGCCCGCTCCACCCGAGACCCGCACGGCTACGGGCATCAACCTGGGGGTTCAAAACGGCTGGGTTCGGCTCAGCCCGCCGACCCTCAAAGACACCACTGCCTACATGACCCTCACCAACCCCACCGTTTGGGATTTGCGACTTGTGGGCGGCTCTACCCCGGTCGCGGAGATGGTCATGCTGATGAGTGATTACAAAGAGGTAAGGGGCGGCCAGACCGTTCAGGGTATGCGTGCAGTGAAGTTCCTCACCCTGCCCCAAAAGGGTAGGCTCGAGCTCATCCCCGGCGGCCAGCACCTGATGCTGATGGGATTGAAACGAGCCCTACGAGAAGGTGATCGCATACCCATCCGGCTACTGTTTGAAGGCAACCTCGAGGCCCGCATCGAGCTTCGGGTCGAGCGGCGATAGAACGGGAGGAACCAGTGTATCCCGTAAAACGCTGTACAGGCTGCCGGCGTCAGGTCATCACGCCGACCGAACGGAAGATTCTGGTGTTGGTAGCGCAGGGTTCAACCAACGTGCGGATCGCCCAGACGCTTGGCCTCTCTCCCAATACCGTCAGTAGCCATCGCAGCAGGGTGATGCGCAAGCTTGGGCTTCGCACCCCGGGTGAACTGAGGCAATTTGCCCAGGGGTACCTGAGAACACAAGGAATCGAACATGCTTAAAACTCCCCACCGGTGGGATTACCCCAGTACCATCCGGTACTTTGAGCAAAAGCCGCCCGACCACCGCATGGTAGCCCGCCTGGGGAGCCTAACCCAGGCCCGGGTACTCGACCTAGGCTGCGCTGCCGGGCGCAATACCGTGTGGCTGGCCGAGCGGGGCCTCGAGGTCTATGCGCTGGACAGCGCCGAGGCCATGGTAGCCCATACCCGGGAGCACCTGCGCCCCTACCTGGCGCAGCCCGAACAGCGGGTACTGCTGGGCCGGATGGACAGCCTGAAGCCCTTCCCTTGCTGTTTTTTTGATTTCGTCCTGGCCTTTGGGGTGCTGCACTTTGCCCAAAGCCTGGCCGAGTGGGAGGCGGCTGTTCGCGAGATAACCCGTGTCCTGAGACCGGGGGGAGAGCTGCTCCTGAGCCACCACAGCCCCCGCTCCAACCTGGACGGAGTGCCACTGGAAGGCACTTCTGAACCCCACGTCTACCGACGGGCCTCGGGCCGCCAGATGGTGCTGCTCGAGGCCCATGTCCTGGATCAGAGACTGGCCGAGTGGGGCTTTGCCCCGGTCGCACC contains the following coding sequences:
- a CDS encoding helix-turn-helix transcriptional regulator, whose protein sequence is MYPVKRCTGCRRQVITPTERKILVLVAQGSTNVRIAQTLGLSPNTVSSHRSRVMRKLGLRTPGELRQFAQGYLRTQGIEHA
- a CDS encoding class I SAM-dependent methyltransferase → MLKTPHRWDYPSTIRYFEQKPPDHRMVARLGSLTQARVLDLGCAAGRNTVWLAERGLEVYALDSAEAMVAHTREHLRPYLAQPEQRVLLGRMDSLKPFPCCFFDFVLAFGVLHFAQSLAEWEAAVREITRVLRPGGELLLSHHSPRSNLDGVPLEGTSEPHVYRRASGRQMVLLEAHVLDQRLAEWGFAPVAPTDETITPTERGWRVTVRGHYRLEVNP
- a CDS encoding copper chaperone PCu(A)C, encoding MRRVFWTAVLGLGLALEPTLAQHQHGDKPAPPETRTATGINLGVQNGWVRLSPPTLKDTTAYMTLTNPTVWDLRLVGGSTPVAEMVMLMSDYKEVRGGQTVQGMRAVKFLTLPQKGRLELIPGGQHLMLMGLKRALREGDRIPIRLLFEGNLEARIELRVERR